A window of the Citrus sinensis cultivar Valencia sweet orange chromosome 9, DVS_A1.0, whole genome shotgun sequence genome harbors these coding sequences:
- the LOC102619203 gene encoding probable NAD(P)H dehydrogenase (quinone) FQR1-like 1: protein MATKVYIVYYSMYGHVEKLAEEIKKGASSVEGVEAKLWQVPETLPEEVLGKMSAPPKSDVPIITPNELAEADGFVFGFPTRFGMMAAQFKAFLDATGGLWRTQQLAGKPAGMFYSTGSQGGGQETTALTAITQLVHHGMIFVPIGYTFGAGMFEMEKVKGGSPYGAGTFAGDGSRQPTELELEQAFHQGKHIAGIAKKLKGSA from the exons ATGGCAACCAAAGTGTATATTGT GTACTATTCCATGTATGGACATGTAGAGAAACTGGCAGAAGAGATAAAGAAAGGAGCTTCATCTGTTGAGGGTGTTGAAGCCAAATTATGGCAG GTCCCTGAGACACTACCTGAGGAGGTACTTGGTAAGATGAGTGCACCACCAAAGAGTGATGTACCTATTATTACCCCCAACGAACTTGCTGAGGCTGATGGGTTTGTTTTTGGCTTCCCAACAAGATTTGGAATGATGGCTGCTCAATTTAAAGCATTTTTAGATGCTACTGGTGGTCTATGGAGGACACAACAGCTCGCTGGCAAACCTGCTGGGATGTTCTACAGCACTGGGTCACAAGGTGGTGGACAAGAGACTACAGC GTTGACGGCAATTACTCAGCTTGTTCACCATGGGATGATATTTGTTCCTATTGGATACACATTTGGTGCTGGCATGTTTGAGATGGAGAAAGTGAAAGGTGGAAGTCCCTACGGTGCAGGAACTTTTGCTGGAGATGGCTCGAGACAGCCAACTGAGCTTGAGTTGGAGCAAGCTTTCCACCAGGGAAAACACATTGCGGGCATTGCAAAGAAGCTGAAGGGAAGTgcttaa
- the LOC102619495 gene encoding transcription factor bHLH123 isoform X1, with amino-acid sequence MADEFNTSTNWWESSRNRFDSGSSSSATSGLNSNTSSFGWPVTTHHHHHHHHQMIDIKPNTAATTRSSIDSSASVSGSSVVFQDSHKLQQPPAVDSDLQMMGLGLSSPSSLDWNQALLVTRGDKSEGSFRSMLQENMNSTSGYRGFSLDHQQQIQFSPHHGGSSSDSTVTCQGLPSSFQMDSSSPVNLYGNVPIFQGGGILGSDNNQNYQYGAAAAASSSYGMNTSELSPSWSAAATNNNNKVPQFLRTSPPKQQQQQQQQQQLHFSNNAPFWNASAPTSLNDVRSPNFFPSLQTPYATQTFDEKPKHHVSEVRDNSSSIAVKKSSGGEPASKRAKNDQPASPLPAFKVRKEKMGDRITALQQLVSPFGKTDTASVLSEAIEYIKFLHDQVAVLSTPYMKSGGAPIPHQPNSEKVKDSEGPKQDLRSRGLCLVPVSSTFPVTHETTVDFWTPTFGGTFR; translated from the exons ATGGCAGATGAATTTAACACGAGCACAAACTGGTGGGAATCATCAAGAAACAGGTTCGATAGCGGCTCTTCATCTTCAGCAACTTCTGGTCTCAATAGTAATACCAGTAGCTTTGGATGGCCAGTCacaactcatcatcatcatcatcaccatcatcaaatGATTGACATCAAACCTAATACTGCAGCCACAACAAGATCCTCTATAGATTCTTCGGCTTCGGTTTCGGGTAGTTCAGTTGTTTTTCAAGATTCCCATAAGCTCCAACAACCCCCTGCTGTTGATTCTGATTTGCAAATGATGGGTTTAGGCCTCTCATCTCCTTCTTCCCTTGACTGGAACCAAGCCTTGCTAGT TACCCGAGGTGATAAATCTGAGGGGAGCTTTCGATCTATGCTGCAAGAGAATATGAATTCAACAAGTGGGTACCGAGGGTTTTCTCTAgatcatcaacaacaaataCAGTTTAGTCCTCATCACGGCGGGAGCTCCAGTGACAGCACGGTAACGTGCCAGGGCTTGCCTTCGAGTTTTCAAATGGATTCATCATCTCCGGTTAATTTGTACGGCAACGTCCCAATTTTTCAAGGTGGTGGAATATTAGGGTCCGACAATAATCAGAATTATCAGTACGGagctgcagcagcagcaagTAGCAGCTATGGGATGAACACAAGTGAGCTATCACCTTCTTGGTCAGCTGCTGCtactaataacaataataaagtgCCTCAATTCTTGAGAACTTCACCGCCAAAACAgcaacaacagcagcagcagcagcagcagcttcaCTTCTCTAACAACGCACCGTTTTGGAATGCGTCTGCTCCCACATCATTGAATGATGTTCGGTCACCGAACTTTTTCCCTTCTTTACAAACACCGTATGCTACTCaaacttttgatgaaaaaccaAAG CACCATGTATCTGAGGTTCGAGATAACAGCAGCAGCATAGCAGTGAAGAAAAGTAGTGGAGGTGAACCCGCATCCAAGAGGGCTAAAAATGATCAACCGGCGTCGCCTTTGCCAGCTTTTAAg GTGAGGAAAGAGAAGATGGGGGACAGAATCACTGCACTCCAACAATTGGTTTCACCTTTTGgaaag ACTGATACAGCCTCAGTGCTATCTGAAGCAATTGAATACATCAAATTCCTCCATGACCAAGTAGCT GTCTTAAGTACCCCATACATGAAAAGTGGAGGAGCTCCCATACCACACCAACCG AATTCTGAGAAGGTTAAGGACAGTGAAGGGCCAAAACAAGATCTTAGAAGCCGGGGACTATGTCTAGTGCCGGTATCAAGCACATTTCCAGTCACTCATGAGACCACTGTGGATTTTTGGACTCCTACATTTGGAGGAACATTCAGAtag
- the LOC102619495 gene encoding transcription factor bHLH123 isoform X2: MADEFNTSTNWWESSRNRFDSGSSSSATSGLNSNTSSFGWPVTTHHHHHHHHQMIDIKPNTAATTRSSIDSSASVSGSSVVFQDSHKLQQPPAVDSDLQMMGLGLSSPSSLDWNQALLVTRGDKSEGSFRSMLQENMNSTSGYRGFSLDHQQQIQFSPHHGGSSSDSTVTCQGLPSSFQMDSSSPVNLYGNVPIFQGGGILGSDNNQNYQYGAAAAASSSYGMNTSELSPSWSAAATNNNNKVPQFLRTSPPKQQQQQQQQQQLHFSNNAPFWNASAPTSLNDVRSPNFFPSLQTPYATQTFDEKPKHHVSEVRDNSSSIAVKKSSGGEPASKRAKNDQPASPLPAFKVRKEKMGDRITALQQLVSPFGKTDTASVLSEAIEYIKFLHDQVANSEKVKDSEGPKQDLRSRGLCLVPVSSTFPVTHETTVDFWTPTFGGTFR, from the exons ATGGCAGATGAATTTAACACGAGCACAAACTGGTGGGAATCATCAAGAAACAGGTTCGATAGCGGCTCTTCATCTTCAGCAACTTCTGGTCTCAATAGTAATACCAGTAGCTTTGGATGGCCAGTCacaactcatcatcatcatcatcaccatcatcaaatGATTGACATCAAACCTAATACTGCAGCCACAACAAGATCCTCTATAGATTCTTCGGCTTCGGTTTCGGGTAGTTCAGTTGTTTTTCAAGATTCCCATAAGCTCCAACAACCCCCTGCTGTTGATTCTGATTTGCAAATGATGGGTTTAGGCCTCTCATCTCCTTCTTCCCTTGACTGGAACCAAGCCTTGCTAGT TACCCGAGGTGATAAATCTGAGGGGAGCTTTCGATCTATGCTGCAAGAGAATATGAATTCAACAAGTGGGTACCGAGGGTTTTCTCTAgatcatcaacaacaaataCAGTTTAGTCCTCATCACGGCGGGAGCTCCAGTGACAGCACGGTAACGTGCCAGGGCTTGCCTTCGAGTTTTCAAATGGATTCATCATCTCCGGTTAATTTGTACGGCAACGTCCCAATTTTTCAAGGTGGTGGAATATTAGGGTCCGACAATAATCAGAATTATCAGTACGGagctgcagcagcagcaagTAGCAGCTATGGGATGAACACAAGTGAGCTATCACCTTCTTGGTCAGCTGCTGCtactaataacaataataaagtgCCTCAATTCTTGAGAACTTCACCGCCAAAACAgcaacaacagcagcagcagcagcagcagcttcaCTTCTCTAACAACGCACCGTTTTGGAATGCGTCTGCTCCCACATCATTGAATGATGTTCGGTCACCGAACTTTTTCCCTTCTTTACAAACACCGTATGCTACTCaaacttttgatgaaaaaccaAAG CACCATGTATCTGAGGTTCGAGATAACAGCAGCAGCATAGCAGTGAAGAAAAGTAGTGGAGGTGAACCCGCATCCAAGAGGGCTAAAAATGATCAACCGGCGTCGCCTTTGCCAGCTTTTAAg GTGAGGAAAGAGAAGATGGGGGACAGAATCACTGCACTCCAACAATTGGTTTCACCTTTTGgaaag ACTGATACAGCCTCAGTGCTATCTGAAGCAATTGAATACATCAAATTCCTCCATGACCAAGTAGCT AATTCTGAGAAGGTTAAGGACAGTGAAGGGCCAAAACAAGATCTTAGAAGCCGGGGACTATGTCTAGTGCCGGTATCAAGCACATTTCCAGTCACTCATGAGACCACTGTGGATTTTTGGACTCCTACATTTGGAGGAACATTCAGAtag